Proteins from a genomic interval of Neodiprion lecontei isolate iyNeoLeco1 chromosome 2, iyNeoLeco1.1, whole genome shotgun sequence:
- the LOC107227834 gene encoding cilia- and flagella-associated protein 44, translated as MEYEYEYDWHECAGYLVESGKDYAGPRITSYNSDDYISGPTRVKGGTVPINILEFHHSYAYDCQRHFNLCVADPNTIIFASGNLIHFFNVPENRIWFRRGSTGGGIGHITKNPTHNHIAVGENGINPPIIIYEWPTMEIVTILMQGTKRSYSHLAYSPDGLLLVSQGGEPDYMITVWNWSRARIMLRCKSHVQDIYNVTFSPSVPGHLTSSGSGHIKFWKMAKTFTGLKLKGELGRFGKTEISDIVGVYPMPDEKVVSGCEWGNILLWDEGLIKLEVCKTARNTCHAKLITQFEYNNGELMSVGMDGWIRIWFYETIEQADPPDDDCFIEIEPIYEFEIAEDNAKGDHSMLMCVQKKEPEDFEQSFWYAQDGNGGLWLIDICTSGVPEPPRKILTCHAGPIVDMSVSSWGPFVVTFGRDAYLHIYNYYTKRLILVHKFHDVGTQIRWLPCSVEASGCSLVCAFGSGVLRVVTIAVEKANLASDIKGDYVRLLQAIKPHSSPITVMSLNESNSLLVTGAEDATVFVMRLRKTKPYPVLVPIGYIRVPSSPTCLTWKPVETRSILIGCLKGECVEVKLPADTVDYTTVSYELVRCELRIFKFVSVKSAIRRELFHLNLLKKKAAKTAVKMKQMAQLVADNPGIEIDEEAFLMDSEDDPPYPDIHIPEVPNKVLFANYTVGNTIWLSMAGFDAGYIYEYPLPTTGTNVCEPCKSTMVFDGDDTEISSYVFYNDKKYLVLGMEHGEIRVCRVNRDDHTDLSDYWILPMHDNYNGYIPKILISHDNRMLLTCGHDGNLFSYLINDAGEYTESYLSPEVHAPFRKLPEKNTDDIEELSYPSLEEVIVKAEYNRIMAAAKQKKNEVLNILSGLGETYAKIIDRNRSLIKSQQIPHSEFELDPRITADLNQQLQAEMDLVHRKLAFKVEKSKLHLRKLMNHFIEPITCLPFEVCKILSPNTSVKSLRERKLDETFLNACTEVARRIKERDNAGRHADVKAEEVEEEAVEKKKISGVESFLKGLSPSTIQYRLGVKVNQMLRKYRARKARFEERQMEWKAMYASKPNQRINHPDDVAAIENAENAIGDYKLKTSANFSIPKEQRENTLNKYKQFLDARKRAHAMREGFNDKLRSIRSKKEALLCEVNDLVLKLKKIHAEIPEKRIKPIPTVPQIDYNIEFPERNLKFEQYVSMAEKVREAKRTKKGFATEIVNNPEDEEHELLLMDEKTVQLERESSLTTLFMKMPEKRYRALSVVAEDVLQSLMSGDHIETPWERELKRSRVARQIYEQDCILEHIQESYEELDKSLDELERERLQIVTDSVYMELFILTLHQELIVLKDFEAMEDMLTEKVTEKINERVTAKMKIQMMTSRIDQKNKEIVKLHARIKELVSEFMSMISENKFHDFLKRIFKKKYKPPKLEDESSSSSSSTTDSSSAEDDTESIDSRDIGPIHLDENTCPPNCDREIYLAAFSMRDKRYECEFQIKEEQKCIESLRKEIESDTKKLKVIENVLKSNQDELQAFMREKQCKLNDIDMTVILKLHQLQHLKDEMTMEKINDCVVFDKAKLTSLYARVGELREETTEQKAKHKKNRMHLQRMNVDCKHMDAEIYRLKSRIRQEMMKKFGQEVSLNTLYEAVLRRMIYDIKVGLTEMVPVFESQIKCIRDKYAEEIKTLETVIQDNTEKLSFLTVLEEEQLKLRKVLKHIPVSEEEMSRIDSEYRGDLKKLENILKSQMEQKELLKNEIKNLSLKSKPLPPISCQKNAKVSKKGVKKATRENAVAVINMETGEGVALEKIDTQVEVEGEEEETNNRENDDEECIETTTEEMYDKKENDEDNMQLQPMDECDNNTSTMVHHLLSRIIQASLGDEEESVEWDILREVVSNLPIGGSREELRAGIERSIENIIASLPQQDDPENVEAMCQAIREIINEIVFRLDTETKIVRIDQEEPQRLVKKLLDDIGIDKETGIDITILQDLLVELLAEEDGVTAATNHLLSNLPDNTSDDEKQDIREHATKVFTDISQLIMQSQVSADELEHPEPTVAVKHEESELLEQTTELYIEETQPSLPTVELTRQESQEKRESTQKISESDSKE; from the exons ATGGAATATGAGTACGAATATGATTGGCACGAGTGTGCAGGATATCTCGTTGAAAGTGGCAAAGACTATGCAGGCCCTCGTATTACTTCCTACAACAGTGACGATTATATTTCAGGTCCAACCCGTGTTAAAGGCGGGACAGTTCCCATaaatattttggaatttcA TCATTCATATGCATATGACTGCCAGAGGCATTTCAATCTTTGCGTCGCAGACCCAAATACGATAATTTTTGCATCTGGTAATTTGATACATTTCTTCAATGTCCCAGAAAATAGGATATGGTTCAGACGTGGGTCGACTGGTGGTGGAATTGGTCATATTACT AAAAATCCAACACATAATCACATAGCCGTCGGCGAAAATGGAATCAATCCTCCTATTATAATTTACGAATGGCCAACGATGGAGATCGTCACCATTTTGATGCAGGGCACAAAGCGCTCGTATTCTCATTTGGCATATAG TCCAGATGGACTGCTATTAGTCTCTCAAGGAGGAGAACCAGATTACATGATAACTGTATGGAATTGGTCAAGAGCTAGGATCATGCTGCGATGCAAATCGCATGTTCAAGACATCTATAATGTAACATTTTCACCATCCGTTCCTGGACACTTGACTTCAAGTGGATCCGGTCACATTAAGTTTTGGAAAATGGCTAAAACTTTCACCGGCCTTAAACTGAAAGGTGAACTTGGCAGGTTTGGAAAAACCGAGATTTCAGACATAGTCGGAGTCTACCCGATGCCTGATGAAAAG GTTGTCTCTGGCTGTGAGTGGGGAAATATTTTGCTATGGGACGAGGGTCTAATAAAACTAGAAGTCTGTAAAACAGCACGAAACACTTGTCATGCAAAATTGATAACTCAGTTTGAATATAATAACGGTGAATTAATGTCTGTTG GCATGGATGGTTGGATTCGCATATGGTTTTACGAAACTATTGAACAAGCTGATCCGCCAGATGATGATTGCTTCATCGAAATTGAGCCGAtatacgaatttgaaattgctGAGGACAATGCCAAAGGCGACCATTCCATGCTCATGTGTGTTCAGAAAAAAGAGCCAGAAGACTTTGAGCAGTCATTTTGGTATGCTCAA GATGGCAACGGCGGTTTGTGGCTAATCGACATCTGTACCTCTGGAGTACCAGAACCACCAAGGAAAATATTGACGTGCCATGCAGGTCCTATTGTTGACATGAGCGTTTCATCTTGGGGCCCATTTGTCGTTACCTTTGGTAGGGATGCATATTTACACATCTATAATTACTATACCAAGAGATTGATCCTGGTTCACAAGTTCCACGATGTCGGTACTCAAATCAGATGGCTTCCATGCTCG GTCGAAGCTAGTGGTTGTAGTTTAGTGTGCGCATTTGGAAGCGGTGTTCTTCGCGTGGTCACAATAGCCGTAGAGAAAGCCAATTTGGCATCGGATATAAAAGGTGATTACGTTCGATTGCTACAGGCAATAAAACCACACTCTAGTCCCATCACAGTTATGTCGCTGAACGAATCGAACAG TTTACTTGTTACCGGAGCTGAAGATGCAACAGTGTTCGTAATGCGCCTTCGTAAAACGAAACCTTATCCTGTGCTTGTACCAATTGGTTACATCAGAGTTCCATCAAGCCCAACCTGTCTCACATGGAAACCTGTAGAA ACTAGGTCAATACTGATTGGCTGCCTCAAAGGTGAATGTGTCGAAGTGAAATTACCTGCCGACACTGTCGACTACACTACAGTATCATACGAGCTCGTACGCTGCGAGTTGCGTATCTTCAAATTTGTATCTGTGAAATCTGCGATTCGCAGGGAGttgtttcaccttaatttatTGAAGAAGAAAGCAGCGAAAACTGCTGTCAAGATGAAGCAAATGGCACAACTTGTGGCTGATAATCCTGGAATTGAAATCGACGAGGAAGCCTTTTTAA TGGATTCTGAAGACGATCCGCCGTATCCCGACATCCATATACCAGAAGTGCCAAATAAAGTGTTGTTTGCTAATTACACGGTTGGCAATACCATCTGGTTATCAATGGCAGGATTTGATGCGGGGTACATATATGAATATCCACTCCCAACAACTGGCACGAATGTCTGTGAGCCTTGTAAAAGCACAATGGTCTTTGATGGAGACGATACAGAAATAAGCAGTTACGTGTTCTA TAATGATAAGAAGTATTTGGTTCTCGGTATGGAACATGGTGAAATCCGCGTTTGTCGCGTCAACAGAGACGATCACACAGACTTATCAGATTATTGGATATTACCGATGCATGATAATTACAACGGATACATACCAAAGATATTGATTAGCCATGACAATAGAATGCTACTGACCTGCGGACATGATGGAAACTTGTTTTCGTATTTGATTAACGATGCCGGTGAATATACGGAGTCTTATTTAAGTCCGGAAGTACATGCGCCGTTTCGAAAACTG CCGGAAAAAAACACAGATGATATCGAAGAACTGTCTTACCCAAGTTTAGAAGAGGTGATCGTAAAAGCTGAGTACAACAGAATAATGGCTGCGGCGAAACAGAAGAAGAATGAGGTCTTAAATATATTGAGCGGACTTGGAGAAACTTACGCAAAAATTATTGATCG AAATCGTAGTCTAATCAAGTCTCAACAAATACCGCATTCGGAGTTCGAGTTAGATCCTAGAATCACAGCGGATTTGAACCAACAGTTACAGGCAGAAATGGATCTCGTACACAGAAAATTAGCGTTCAAAGTGGAGAAGAGCAAGCTTCATCTCCGGAAGTTGATGAATCATTTTATAGAACCGATCACTTGCCTTCCTTTCGAAGTTTGCAAAATACT GTCACCAAACACTTCGGTAAAATCATTACGCGAGCGGAAATTGGATGAAACATTTTTGAACGCTTGTACCGAAGTAGCGAGAAGGATAAAGGAACGAGACAATGCAGGCAG ACATGCAGATGTTAAAGCTGAGGAAGTGGAAGAAGAAGCtgtggagaaaaagaaaatttcaggcGTGGAAAGTTTTCTTAAAGGATTAAGTCCGTCAACAATTCAGTACCGTCTGGGTGTCAAAGTCAATCAGATGCTGAGAAAATACCGTGCTCGAAAAGCTAGATTTGAAGAGCGTCAAATGGAG tGGAAGGCAATGTATGCGAGTAAGCCAAATCAGCGTATAAATCATCCAGACGACGTAGCTGCTATTGAAAATGCAGAAAACGCGATTGGTGATTACAAATTAAAGACATCGGCAAATTTCAGTATTCCCAAAGAGCAAAGAGAGAATACATTGAACAAGTACAAACAGTTTTTGGATGCAAGAAAAAGG GCTCACGCAATGCGGGAAGGCTTCAATGATAAGTTGAGAAGTATTAGAAGCAAGAAGGAGGCTCTTCTATGCGAGGTTAATGATTTGgtactgaaattgaaaaaaatacacgcaGAGATACCTGAAAAACGAATCAAGCCAATACCAACTGTCCCACAGATTGATTACAACATTGAATTTccagaaagaaatttgaag TTTGAGCAATATGTATCAATGGCTGAGAAAGTGAGGGAGGCAAAGCGAACTAAGAAAGGatttgcaacagaaatcgTTAACAACCCAGAAGACGAGGAACACGAATTACTATTGATGgatgaaaaaactgttcaGCTGGAACGGGAGAGCAGTTTGACTACATTGTTCATGAAAATGCCTGAGAAAAGGTATAGAGCTCTGTCTGTGGTAGCGGAAGATGTATTGCAGAGTTTGATGTCAGGTGACCACATCGAAACACCTTGGGAAAGAGAATTGAAACGTTCTCGTGTCGCTAGACAAATCTATGAACAAGATTGTATACTGGAACACATTCAGGAAAGCTACGAGGAATTAGATAAAAGTTTGGACGAACTGGAGCGAGAGCGACTCCAGATTGTAACTGACAGCGTCTACATGGAGCTGTTTATTTTAACTTTACATCAGGAGCTGATTGTTCTTAAGGACTTTGAAGCAATGGAAGATATGTTGACCGAAAAGGTAACGGAGAAAATCAACGAAAGGGTCACTGCCAAAATGAAG ATACAAATGATGACCAGCAGAATTGACCAAAAGAATAAAGAGATTGTTAAATTGCATGCAAGAATAAAAGAGCTTGTCTCAGAGTTTATGAGCATGATCAGTGAAAATAAGTTTCACGACTTTTTGAAGAggatctttaaaaaaaagtacaaaccACCAAAACTTGAAGATG AGTCGTCATCGTCTTCGTCATCAACAACAGACAGCAGCTCGGCGGAAGACGATACAGAAAGTATTGATAGTCGAGATATTGGGCCGATTCACCTTGATGAAAATACTTGCCCACCGAATTGTGATCGGGAAATTTATCTCGCAGCATTTTCTATGCGCGACAAACGCTACGAGtgtgaatttcaaataaaagaGGAGCAAAAGTGTATCGAAAGTCTtcgaaaagaaatcgaaaGTGATACAAAGAAGCTGAAAGTGattgaaaatgttttgaaaaGTAATCAAGATGAATTACAAGCTTTCATG CGAGAAAAGCAATGTAAATTGAATGATATCGATATGACTGTGATATTAAAACTGCATCAATTGCAGCATTTAAAAGACGAAATGACCATGGAAAAGATTAATGACTGCGTAGTATTTGACAAAGCCAAATTGACAAGCCTCTATGCTAGGGTAGGCGAGCTCAGGGAAGAAACAACTGAACAGAAAGCTAAACACAA AAAAAATCGTATGCATTTGCAACGTATGAATGTTGATTGTAAACACATGGATGCAGAAATATACAGATTGAAAAGTCGCATACGACAAGAAATGATGAAGAAATTTGGTCAGGAAGTGTCTCTTAACACTCTTTACGAAGCTGTGTTGAGGCGCATGATTTACGATATCAAAGTTGGTCTCACTGAAATGGTTCCGGTATTTGAAAGTCAAATTAAAT GCATTCGAGATAAATATGCAGAGGAGATAAAAACCTTGGAAACGGTCATTCAAGATAACACTGAGAAATTAAGCTTCTTAACGGTGTTGGAGGAGGAACAATTGAAACTAAGGAAAGTTCTGAAACACATTCCTGTATCAGAA GAAGAAATGTCGAGAATTGATTCAGAATATCGTGGAGACCTGAAGAAACTTGAAAACATCCTTAAAAGTCAGATGGAACAGAAAGAGTTGTTAAAGAATGAGATAAAAAACCTAAGTTTAAAATCAAAACCGCTACCACCAATTAGTTGTCAGAAAAATGCAAAAGTGAGCAAAAAAGGTGTGAAAAAGGCAACAAGGGAAAATGCAGTAGCGGTGATCAATATGGAAACTGGAGAAGGTGTAGCACTTGAGAAAATTGATACCCAAGTTGAAG TTGAgggggaagaagaagaaactaaCAATAGAGAAAATGATGACGAAGAATGCATAGAGACGACAACAGAAGAAATGtatgacaaaaaagaaaatgatgagGACAACATGCAGCTGCAGCCGATGGATGAGTGCGACAATAATACGTCGACAATG GTACACCACTTGCTCTCACGAATAATTCAGGCCTCGTTAGGAGATGAAGAGGAGAGTGTGGAATGGGACATATTGCGAGAGGTGGTGTCTAACTTGCCAATCGGCGGCAGTAGAGAGGAATTGCGTGCTGGAATTGAACGAAGTATTGAAAACATTATTGCGTCACTGCCACAACAAGATGACCCGGAAAATGTTGAAGCAATGTGTCAAGCCATCCGGGAGATAATTAACGAAATTGTATTTCG
- the LOC107227841 gene encoding GDP-D-glucose phosphorylase 1 isoform X1: MSKLDESRIQIYKYKANDFKFVVMKTDQGNSALDLLITQKWEEAQKNGVFKYVLNIRQQKRLDGNYGFLAQLNPERGEKRRKPEDISSMAQPFDPNLFNFTKIPNREILFDIGNGDGNDVVAANISPIENCHSLLFTERFKCLPQKVTVYSLKRAVDLLLLSNSPYLRMMFNSLCAHASVNHLHWHLCYLKYHMPLECIKLSHLRGPVFVLLEFPAKGFCLKLSSFLNLNTDNLVSWTYFIVNYLQTSNIAHNIYITRAKTKAESDIYDDIRVYIWARKSSSGIKCTLDFIPAVCELFGHLSIKSKQGYEDLTEDAVAQILDDITSHCFFAAKDDILGMNLDEKGLTMDYC, translated from the exons ATGTCGAAACTTGACGAATCCCGcattcaaatatataaatataaagcGAACGATTTCAAATTTGTCGTCATGAAAACCGATCAAGGTAATTCAGCATTGGATTTACTGATCACTCAGAAATGGGAAGAGGCACAAAAAAATGGAGTGTTCAAGTACGTTTTGAATATAAGGCAACAAAAAAGGCTGGATGGGAATTATGGCTTTTTAGCACAG TTGAATCCGGAGAGAGGGGAAAAGAGGCGAAAGCCTGAAGACATCTCATCAATGGCGCAACCCTTTGACCCCAACTTGTTCAACTTTACAAAGATACCAAATCGAGAGATCCTCTTTGATATTGGTAATGGAGATGGAAATGACGTGGTAGCTGCAAACATCAGCCCCATTGAAAATTGCCACAGTCTATTATTTACAGAACGATTCAAATGCCTACCACAAAAGGTCACGGTGTATAGTCTTAAAAGAGCTGTCGATCTGTTGCTCCTGAGTAACTCACC ATATCTGAGAATGATGTTCAACAGCTTATGTGCTCATGCATCTGTTAATCATTTACATTGGCATTTGTGCTATTTGAAATATCACATGCCTCTTGAATGTATa AAGCTTAGTCATCTTCGAGGTCCAGTGTTTGTGTTACTAGAATTCCCGGCTAAAGGATTTTGCTTAAAATTATCCTCATTTCTGAATCTTAATACTGATAATTTAGTTTCTTGGACATActttattgtaaattatctCCAAACATCAAACATTGCTcacaatatttatataacaagAGCTAAAACCAAAGCCGAGAGTGATATCTACGACGACATACGGGTTTACATTTGGGCAAGAAAATCCAGTTCTGGTATCAAATGCACTTTGGACTTTATTCCAGCTGTATGCGAGCTCTTTGGTCACTTATCAATCAAAA GTAAACAAGGATATGAAGATTTAACGGAGGATGCAGTGGCCCAAATTTTGGATGATATCACCTCACATTGCTTCTTTGCAGCCAAGGATGATATATTAGGAATGAATTTAGATGAAAAAGGATTAACAATGGATTACTGTTGA
- the LOC107227841 gene encoding GDP-D-glucose phosphorylase 1 isoform X2 — MHNVVHNTYTFSRSHVKNRCDNCQNKWEEAQKNGVFKYVLNIRQQKRLDGNYGFLAQLNPERGEKRRKPEDISSMAQPFDPNLFNFTKIPNREILFDIGNGDGNDVVAANISPIENCHSLLFTERFKCLPQKVTVYSLKRAVDLLLLSNSPYLRMMFNSLCAHASVNHLHWHLCYLKYHMPLECIKLSHLRGPVFVLLEFPAKGFCLKLSSFLNLNTDNLVSWTYFIVNYLQTSNIAHNIYITRAKTKAESDIYDDIRVYIWARKSSSGIKCTLDFIPAVCELFGHLSIKSKQGYEDLTEDAVAQILDDITSHCFFAAKDDILGMNLDEKGLTMDYC; from the exons ATGCATAACGTGGTACACAACACGTATACATTTTCCAGAAGCCACGTGAAGAACAGGTGTGACAACTGTCAAAAT AAATGGGAAGAGGCACAAAAAAATGGAGTGTTCAAGTACGTTTTGAATATAAGGCAACAAAAAAGGCTGGATGGGAATTATGGCTTTTTAGCACAG TTGAATCCGGAGAGAGGGGAAAAGAGGCGAAAGCCTGAAGACATCTCATCAATGGCGCAACCCTTTGACCCCAACTTGTTCAACTTTACAAAGATACCAAATCGAGAGATCCTCTTTGATATTGGTAATGGAGATGGAAATGACGTGGTAGCTGCAAACATCAGCCCCATTGAAAATTGCCACAGTCTATTATTTACAGAACGATTCAAATGCCTACCACAAAAGGTCACGGTGTATAGTCTTAAAAGAGCTGTCGATCTGTTGCTCCTGAGTAACTCACC ATATCTGAGAATGATGTTCAACAGCTTATGTGCTCATGCATCTGTTAATCATTTACATTGGCATTTGTGCTATTTGAAATATCACATGCCTCTTGAATGTATa AAGCTTAGTCATCTTCGAGGTCCAGTGTTTGTGTTACTAGAATTCCCGGCTAAAGGATTTTGCTTAAAATTATCCTCATTTCTGAATCTTAATACTGATAATTTAGTTTCTTGGACATActttattgtaaattatctCCAAACATCAAACATTGCTcacaatatttatataacaagAGCTAAAACCAAAGCCGAGAGTGATATCTACGACGACATACGGGTTTACATTTGGGCAAGAAAATCCAGTTCTGGTATCAAATGCACTTTGGACTTTATTCCAGCTGTATGCGAGCTCTTTGGTCACTTATCAATCAAAA GTAAACAAGGATATGAAGATTTAACGGAGGATGCAGTGGCCCAAATTTTGGATGATATCACCTCACATTGCTTCTTTGCAGCCAAGGATGATATATTAGGAATGAATTTAGATGAAAAAGGATTAACAATGGATTACTGTTGA
- the LOC107227841 gene encoding GDP-D-glucose phosphorylase 1 isoform X3, which yields MSKLDESRIQIYKYKANDFKFVVMKTDQGNSALDLLITQKWEEAQKNGVFKYVLNIRQQKRLDGNYGFLAQLNPERGEKRRKPEDISSMAQPFDPNLFNFTKIPNREILFDIERFKCLPQKVTVYSLKRAVDLLLLSNSPYLRMMFNSLCAHASVNHLHWHLCYLKYHMPLECIKLSHLRGPVFVLLEFPAKGFCLKLSSFLNLNTDNLVSWTYFIVNYLQTSNIAHNIYITRAKTKAESDIYDDIRVYIWARKSSSGIKCTLDFIPAVCELFGHLSIKSKQGYEDLTEDAVAQILDDITSHCFFAAKDDILGMNLDEKGLTMDYC from the exons ATGTCGAAACTTGACGAATCCCGcattcaaatatataaatataaagcGAACGATTTCAAATTTGTCGTCATGAAAACCGATCAAGGTAATTCAGCATTGGATTTACTGATCACTCAGAAATGGGAAGAGGCACAAAAAAATGGAGTGTTCAAGTACGTTTTGAATATAAGGCAACAAAAAAGGCTGGATGGGAATTATGGCTTTTTAGCACAG TTGAATCCGGAGAGAGGGGAAAAGAGGCGAAAGCCTGAAGACATCTCATCAATGGCGCAACCCTTTGACCCCAACTTGTTCAACTTTACAAAGATACCAAATCGAGAGATCCTCTTTGATATTG AACGATTCAAATGCCTACCACAAAAGGTCACGGTGTATAGTCTTAAAAGAGCTGTCGATCTGTTGCTCCTGAGTAACTCACC ATATCTGAGAATGATGTTCAACAGCTTATGTGCTCATGCATCTGTTAATCATTTACATTGGCATTTGTGCTATTTGAAATATCACATGCCTCTTGAATGTATa AAGCTTAGTCATCTTCGAGGTCCAGTGTTTGTGTTACTAGAATTCCCGGCTAAAGGATTTTGCTTAAAATTATCCTCATTTCTGAATCTTAATACTGATAATTTAGTTTCTTGGACATActttattgtaaattatctCCAAACATCAAACATTGCTcacaatatttatataacaagAGCTAAAACCAAAGCCGAGAGTGATATCTACGACGACATACGGGTTTACATTTGGGCAAGAAAATCCAGTTCTGGTATCAAATGCACTTTGGACTTTATTCCAGCTGTATGCGAGCTCTTTGGTCACTTATCAATCAAAA GTAAACAAGGATATGAAGATTTAACGGAGGATGCAGTGGCCCAAATTTTGGATGATATCACCTCACATTGCTTCTTTGCAGCCAAGGATGATATATTAGGAATGAATTTAGATGAAAAAGGATTAACAATGGATTACTGTTGA